In Deltaproteobacteria bacterium, the genomic window CTGCCGCCGGCGCGCGCGAGCTGCGCGACGTCGACTTACGTTTAGCTCATATGGACAAGCTCGGCATCGACGTCCAAGTGCTGTTCAACACCATGTGGATCGCCCGGGTCGCCGACAAAGCGGAGGCCGAGATCGCGCTCTGCGGCTCGTGGAACCGCTGGATGGCCGACATGTGGAAGGCCGGCAAAAATCGCCTGCGTTATTCCTGCGTCGTGCCAGCGATGACGCTAAGCGAAGCGGTACAGCAAATGCGCTTCGCCAAGAAGAACGGCGCCGTCGCCGTTAGCTTGCGGCCATTTGAGAATGACCGGCATCTGGTCGATCCCTATTTCTATCCGATCTACGAAGAAGCGATCCGGCTCGATCTCGCCGTCGCCGTGCACATCGCCAACGGCAGCCCGGCACTGATGGAGCAATTCAAACCTCGCTACGACAAGATGGGCGGCTTCGCCCAGTTCCGCGTCCCGACGGTGATCACTTGTTTGTCGGTGATGATGAGCGAGCTGCCAAAAACATTTCCAAAACTGCGTTGGAGCTTCGTCGAAGCGTCGGCGCAATGGGTGCCCTGGGTGGTCAAGGAAGCGACGCGGAGAAGCGGCAGCAAGGGCTTCCCCAAGCTGCCCTTCAAGGATTTCAATATTTACGTCACCACCGAAACCAACGACGACTTCGACTTCGTGCTGCGCTACGCCGGCGAAGACAATGTCGTCATCGGCACCGACTTCGGCCACACCGACGCGTCGAGCGAAGTCGACGCCATCGATATTTTCCGAGCGAACAAAGAAGTCACCGATCCGGTGAAGAGGAAAATCTTGGACGACAACCCGCGCCGGCTGTACGGCATATGATTTGTTCAGTTAAACATTTTCGAGATCTGTAGCGTGCGCCACGCGCGCCGGCGTGCGAATGGTGCGCGTACGCACCCTACAGTGAGAACTCGCCCGTTTGACTGGCCAAGGCTGCTAATCAATATTCAGCGGAATTGAAATTTGCTTTCAAAGGATCGCACCAGCATGCCCAAAGACCTCCGCAGTTTCATCGCCGAGCTGGAAGCCAAACATCCCGAAGAAGTCGCGCGCGTCGCAAAATCGATTTCGCCGCGCTATGAGATCACCGCGCTGCTCACCCAATTGGAAAAAGCCAAACGGTTCCCGCTGCTCATCTGCGAGAAAGTCGCAGGCGGCGATGCACCGGTGGTGATCAACGCGCAAGCGAGCCGCAAACTGATGGCGCTGGCGTTGGATTGCAAGCAAGATGATTTAGCGGCGAGATTCACCGAGCGCCAAGGTAAACCGATCGCGCCGGTCGAAGTCTCCGACACGCCGGTGCACGAAGTGGTCAAACTCGGCGACGACATCGATTTGGCAAAAATCCCGCTGCTCACCCACTACGATGTCAACGCGGCGCCGTATGTAACGGCGGGCATCGTCGTCGCCGCCGATCCCGACAGCGGCGTGAGAAATACCAGCTACAATCGGCTGATGATGGCGGGCAAGCGCGAGCTGCGCATCTTCATGGCCATCGGCCGCCACCTGTGGACGCTGCACAATAAAATGGAACGGCGCAACGAAGCGCTGCCGATCGCGATTGTCGTCGGTGTCCATCCGTTGTTTTCACTCGGCGCCCAGGCGTTCACGCCGTCGACGGATGATGAATACGCGGTCATCGGCGGCATGATGAACGAACCATTGCGCGTGGTGAAAGCCAAGACCGTGCCGATCTTAGTTCCCGCCGACGCGGAACTGATTATTGAAGGAAATATTTTGCCCAACGTCCGCCGCGAAGAAGGACCGTTCGGAGAATTCACCGGCCACGCGGTGTCGAAGGATGACCGCCCGGTGATCGAAGTGACCGCGATCACCCATCGCAAGAATTATCTTTTCCAAGACGTTCACGCCGGCTACACCGAGCATAAACTCATGGGCGCCGTGCCGCGCGAGGCGGCGCTGATTCGCGCCGTGCGCCAGACCGTGCCGACGGTGAAAAGCGTCTGTATGCCGGTGTCGGGCAACTGCCGCTTTCACGCGTATATATCGATTGCCAAGCGCGGCCCTGGCCAAGCGAAGAACGCCATCTGCGCCGCCTTCGCCGCCGACATGTTGCTCAAACATGTGGTGATCGTCGACGACGACATTGATGTCTTTGACGAAGAACAAGTTCTCTGGGCGGTGTCGAACCGTTTTCAAGCCGACAAAGATTTGGTCGTCATCGCCAACGCCCAAGGCAGCGAGCTCGATCCCTCCGCCGGCCCCGGCGGCGTCAACGCGAAAATGGGCCTCGATGCAACCAAGCCGTTAACCGGCTTCGCGCCGGAGCTGCGCGTGCCGGAAGAAGTGATGAAGAAGATTCGCCTGGAAGATTTTCTGCCCAAGTTTAAAAAAATGTAGGGGCGACCGGCCGGTCGCCCTTTTGCTCGCATAGCACAACGAGAACTGGCCTAACTTAAAGAAAATTTCGTGCCGACACCATTCGCCACCGCCCACCGGTAAGCCCACGCCGCCGCCACCGTGTCCCAGATCGGCATGCCGATGGATTCGAAGACAACGGTTTCGTTTTCACTGACACGCGCGGGAGTTTTACCGACGATCACGTCGCCCAACTCGCCGGCGATCTTTTCCGCCGACCAACTGCCGTCGGCGATCATTGACATATAAGGCTGGCGCGGTGCCTCGCCGCCGAGCAATTCTTCTTTCCACGAAACGATCACACGGGAATTCGCCACCGTCTCACGCGGCAATTGGCCGCTGGTAATTGAAATGACTAAAGCGCCCGGCTGAATCCACTGCGGATCAATCACCTGTGATCGTGAACTTGTCGCCAAACTGACAATCGGCATGTTTTCCACCGCGGCCCGCGCACTGCCCGCCGCTTCGACTTCAATGCCGAGCCACGAACTCATCTCGCGCGCGAACGACTCACGATGTTCTTTGGTCGAACTGAATATTTTGACTCGTTTCAATGATGGAACCGCACGGGCGATCGCCACCAACTGGCCGCGCGCTTGCCGGCCGCTGCCGAGGAGGCCCAAGCGATCGGCGCCCTTGGGCGCTAAATATTTGCCCGCCACCCCGCCCGGCGCGCCGGTGCGCCAGATGTTTAAATTTTTCCCCGCCACCAGCGCCAGCAAATCGCCGCGCTCGCCGTCGAAGAGCAAGATAAAATACGAATCCTTCGCGCCGCGAAACAGCGCGCTGACGCGCATCCCCTGCCCTGCCCCTGGCACGGCGGAAGTCATGATGCGATATTTTTTCTTGCCGTCGAGCAAACTGGTTTCGACGCGGGCTAGACCGGCGTTGGCGCCGCTACTTTGCGCCCGCAGCGAATCCTCGATCAGCGGCAACAAGTCATCCATGCGCGCTGGCGCGCCATAGAGCGGCGCCAAGTCTTTTTCACTCAAGATGATTGGCATTCTCTTCTCCTAGCGTTCTCTTACTTCTCGCATACAATTAACGGGTGCCGAAGAACTCGCTGACTGGTCGAAGTCAGTCTCGTCTCAGCAAACTGTATTTCATCCATGCCGTCGGTGCAGAAATCCCCCTTAGTCCCCCTTTTTCAAAGGGGGAAAGAACTACCGGCGCTGATTGAAAGTCTCCCTTTGTAAAGGGAGATTTAGAGGGATTTTGGTTTCGCGCCACGGGACTTTAACGCGACGTTATTGTAGTGTCAGATTGTAAACAAGATTGCCTGCGTAAAAGGAGCCGCCATGAGCACTCTCGACCAACCGCTTCTCATCGCCAACAGCAACTACCACGTCGGTCATCAGGTCGCCATCGCCGTCGCCAAAGAGCAAAACTATTTCACCGAAGAAGGACTGAAAGAATTCGACTACGATTCGCGCGGCTTGATCCCCGGCCCCATCGAAAAAGACGGCTTGGCGATGGCGATCAAAAATCACGGCGTCGACATCGCGCCCGCCGTCGACGTCGAAGCGGCGATCCACCAGCGCGCCAAGGGCGCCGATGTTTACATCGTCGGCGGCTGGCGCTACACGCCGTTTCTCAAATGGTACGGCGCCAAGCATGTCACCGACATGAGCAAACTGCGCGGCGGCCGTATCGGCATGCGCGAAAAAGAAGGCTTGGTCGAAGTCTTCATCACCGACGCCCTGCGCGCCGCCGGCGTCGAACCGTTTAAAGATGTCACCTGGGTCTACGATCCGGTCTTCGGCTACCGCAACAGCCCAGCGCACATGGAAATGTTGCGCTCGGGCAAGATCGAAGCGATCACTTCGCAGCCGCCCTTCGCCGATCAATTGGAACGGGAAGGCTATCCGATGATTCTCGATCCCAATAAAATCTTTCCGCGCCGTCCCGGCAAACTCACCGTCGCCACCGGCCAGATGATCGACAAACGCAGGGACGAATTGACCGCGTATTTTCGCGCCATCATTCGTGCCTTCTGGTTCATGCGCGATGTCACGCACTTCGAATACCTGCGCGAACTCGAAGCGCGGCTGAGAAAAACCAACACCCACAACGAAGACGAGCGCGGCAACGTGGCGATCGTCACCTCCCCCGACCGCTGCGACAGCTGGGCGCTGCCCATCGACGGCGCGGTCGCGGCCACGGCGATCGAACGCATCGTCGGCGAGATGGTGAAGTCCGGCAAGCTCGCCACGCCCATCGCCGTCAAAGAAATTCTCCGCGACGACGCGGTGATCGCCGCTTATCGTGACGTGAGCAGGCGCAATGAATTACAGCCCGCGTTCAACATCGCCTTAGCGGCGCAGGAGAAGTACGGTTTTTAGCGAAAATAAATTTGTCCGAACATCCCCCCTTTGAAAAAGGGGGGAATGAGGGGGGATTTTCTTCTACGCGCAAAATTCAAATCCCCCTCGGTTCCCCTTTTTCAAAGTGGGAAGCAAGAAAAGTCCTGAACTTGAATTGCGCGCAGCGAGACCGCGCGGAGAATTGAGATGATGGGTACAACCAGATTCATCGAACGATTTGCAACAAAGACCATGATCACGGCATTGGTATGGGCAGCGTTCAATGTTACTGATTTCGCCTTCGCCCTCGACACCGTCAATCTGCATATCTCCGCCGGCATCAGTCCCAACGCGCTGCTTTACCGTTTCACCAAGGAGAAAGGGTTCTACCGCGAAGAAGGCATCGATCTGTTGATGATCCAAGCCGGCATGCTGCCGGGAATTCAAGGACTGGTTGGCGGCAGCTTTCAGTTCAGTCAAATTCTCGGCCAAGGCGCCGGTGCGATTCTGCGCGGCCTGCCGTTGAAGATTTTAATGGTCTTCGACACCCGCCCGCTCAACTGGCTTTACGCCGCGAAACACATCAAGACGCTGCAAGATTTAAAAGGCGGCAAGCAGATCGCGGTGTCGAGCTTCGGCGCGGCGATCGATCAAATGACTCGCGAACTTTTGCCCAAGCATGGCATCGATCCGCAAAAAGATGTCGTGCTGCGCGCCATCGAGCCGACGCCTAACCGGCTCGCCGCGCTAATGACCGGCGCTGTAGACGCCACGGTGTTCAACCAATCCGATCGTTTGATCGCCAAGAAGAACGGCTTCAACGAGCTGCTGTTTTATGGCGACGATCTGGAATTCGTCACCGCCGGCGCTGTCACCGCGGAAAAGACCCTGGCGCAAAACCCCGACATGGTGCGGCGCTTTCTGCGCGCAACACTGCGCGGCTTCCTGTGGCTCAAAGCGAGTGAAAAAGAGGTGGTGCCGCGCTTCGCCGCCGCCATGAAGATCACCGACAGCGAAGCCGCCGACGTGTATAAATCTGCGCTCAAAGTCATGTCCAGCGACGGCACCATCCCGCGCAGCCTGCAAGAAAAGATGATCGCCTTCCAGCGCCGCGCCCTCAAGATCGAACGCGAAGTCGCTCCCGAGCAAGTCTACGATTTCGCCATGATCCGAGCGCTCAATGACGAACTGCGGCGACCCAAGTAGGCCGTCGACCGACCGGTGCGTGCCGCGCACCCGACGGGAATTTATTCTCTGTAATCTCTGTGCCTT contains:
- a CDS encoding UbiD family decarboxylase; protein product: MPKDLRSFIAELEAKHPEEVARVAKSISPRYEITALLTQLEKAKRFPLLICEKVAGGDAPVVINAQASRKLMALALDCKQDDLAARFTERQGKPIAPVEVSDTPVHEVVKLGDDIDLAKIPLLTHYDVNAAPYVTAGIVVAADPDSGVRNTSYNRLMMAGKRELRIFMAIGRHLWTLHNKMERRNEALPIAIVVGVHPLFSLGAQAFTPSTDDEYAVIGGMMNEPLRVVKAKTVPILVPADAELIIEGNILPNVRREEGPFGEFTGHAVSKDDRPVIEVTAITHRKNYLFQDVHAGYTEHKLMGAVPREAALIRAVRQTVPTVKSVCMPVSGNCRFHAYISIAKRGPGQAKNAICAAFAADMLLKHVVIVDDDIDVFDEEQVLWAVSNRFQADKDLVVIANAQGSELDPSAGPGGVNAKMGLDATKPLTGFAPELRVPEEVMKKIRLEDFLPKFKKM
- a CDS encoding ornithine cyclodeaminase family protein — its product is MPIILSEKDLAPLYGAPARMDDLLPLIEDSLRAQSSGANAGLARVETSLLDGKKKYRIMTSAVPGAGQGMRVSALFRGAKDSYFILLFDGERGDLLALVAGKNLNIWRTGAPGGVAGKYLAPKGADRLGLLGSGRQARGQLVAIARAVPSLKRVKIFSSTKEHRESFAREMSSWLGIEVEAAGSARAAVENMPIVSLATSSRSQVIDPQWIQPGALVISITSGQLPRETVANSRVIVSWKEELLGGEAPRQPYMSMIADGSWSAEKIAGELGDVIVGKTPARVSENETVVFESIGMPIWDTVAAAWAYRWAVANGVGTKFSLS
- a CDS encoding ABC transporter substrate-binding protein; the protein is MMGTTRFIERFATKTMITALVWAAFNVTDFAFALDTVNLHISAGISPNALLYRFTKEKGFYREEGIDLLMIQAGMLPGIQGLVGGSFQFSQILGQGAGAILRGLPLKILMVFDTRPLNWLYAAKHIKTLQDLKGGKQIAVSSFGAAIDQMTRELLPKHGIDPQKDVVLRAIEPTPNRLAALMTGAVDATVFNQSDRLIAKKNGFNELLFYGDDLEFVTAGAVTAEKTLAQNPDMVRRFLRATLRGFLWLKASEKEVVPRFAAAMKITDSEAADVYKSALKVMSSDGTIPRSLQEKMIAFQRRALKIEREVAPEQVYDFAMIRALNDELRRPK